A DNA window from Nitrospirota bacterium contains the following coding sequences:
- a CDS encoding patatin-like phospholipase family protein → MKTVKNFYKFLPLIIFFIFTISCAPKEGIKPPLRPAKIAVVLGAGASKGFAHIGVLKVLEAHNVPVNMIVGTSAGSFVGSLYAYGYNAFKLQEISFAIERGDIIDFGIPDKGFIKGDALEEFINAKVKNTKVENLKIPFYAVATDIQSGEEMIFSSGSTGTAVRASCSIPGVFRPTKIGDGLYADGGIVSPVAVDAARRFGADIVIAVDISADVDNTLPEDTIDMILKSVSIMHSKIAVTQLEKADVVIKPKVGYIGSSDFTKRHEAVLEGEKAATDAMPEIQNIINKLRQEGRLPP, encoded by the coding sequence ATGAAGACCGTTAAAAATTTCTATAAATTTTTACCCCTGATCATTTTCTTTATATTCACGATCTCATGCGCTCCGAAGGAGGGAATAAAACCTCCACTGAGGCCCGCGAAGATCGCGGTGGTGCTTGGCGCGGGCGCGTCAAAGGGTTTTGCGCACATAGGTGTTTTGAAAGTCCTTGAAGCGCATAACGTGCCGGTCAACATGATAGTCGGCACAAGCGCGGGGAGTTTTGTCGGCAGCCTTTACGCCTACGGTTACAACGCCTTCAAGCTCCAGGAAATATCTTTTGCGATAGAAAGAGGCGACATCATTGATTTCGGCATCCCCGACAAAGGCTTTATCAAAGGCGACGCTTTGGAGGAATTTATAAACGCGAAGGTTAAAAATACCAAGGTAGAAAATTTAAAGATCCCTTTCTACGCTGTTGCTACAGATATTCAGAGCGGCGAGGAAATGATCTTCAGCAGCGGCAGCACAGGCACTGCGGTAAGAGCAAGCTGTTCAATCCCCGGGGTGTTCAGGCCCACGAAGATCGGGGACGGGCTTTACGCTGACGGCGGCATTGTCAGCCCTGTTGCCGTTGACGCCGCAAGACGCTTCGGCGCTGATATAGTCATTGCCGTGGACATCTCCGCTGATGTTGACAATACGCTGCCGGAGGACACCATTGACATGATCCTCAAGTCAGTAAGCATCATGCATTCCAAGATCGCCGTGACCCAGCTTGAAAAGGCTGACGTTGTGATAAAACCGAAAGTCGGATATATCGGCTCCAGCGATTTCACCAAAAGACACGAAGCCGTGCTTGAAGGCGAAAAGGCCGCTACCGACGCTATGCCCGAGATCCAGAACATCATCAACAAACTCAGGCAGGAAGGAAGGCTGCCCCCTTAA
- a CDS encoding 2-isopropylmalate synthase yields MRTIKIFDTTLRDGEQSPGASMNVGEKLQVAKQLARLGVDIIEAGFAIASPGDFEAIKRIGGEVEGPVICSLARAREEDIKRAWEALKDTPKRRIHTFHSTSDIHLKHQFRVSREEALKRSVEMVKLAKSFTDDVEFSPMDATRTEINYLCEVVEAVIAAGALTVNIPDTVGYSIPSEFGAMIKTLFDKVKNIDKAVIAVHCHNDLGLATSNSLAAVLNGAGQIECTINGIGERAGNCSMEEVVMALRTRRDIFNADTNIKTEEIMRSSRLVTKITGMYVQPNKAIVGANAFAHESGIHQDGLLKEKSTYEIIRPETIGLHKTKFVLGKHSGRHAFRTRLNELGYALSDEEVNSAFERFKRLADQKKEIYDEDLEILVTEESTTVPEIYSLVDLNASAGIHQRPTAVIKLKVNEELIEKTEHGDGPVDAAFKAIASITGTKSKLLKYEVKAITGGTDALGEVVVSLEEDGKSVTGHGSDTDIIIASAKAYINALNKLAARKK; encoded by the coding sequence ATGAGGACAATAAAGATATTCGATACGACATTAAGGGACGGCGAGCAGTCCCCCGGCGCGTCAATGAACGTGGGCGAAAAGCTGCAAGTGGCAAAACAGCTTGCAAGGCTCGGCGTGGACATTATCGAGGCGGGATTTGCGATCGCGTCCCCCGGTGATTTTGAGGCAATAAAGAGGATCGGCGGCGAGGTGGAAGGCCCGGTCATTTGCAGTCTTGCAAGGGCCAGAGAAGAGGACATCAAGCGCGCGTGGGAGGCGCTGAAGGACACGCCTAAAAGGCGTATCCATACATTCCATTCCACTTCTGATATCCATCTGAAACATCAGTTCCGCGTCAGCCGCGAAGAGGCCTTGAAACGTTCTGTGGAGATGGTGAAGCTCGCAAAGAGTTTTACAGATGACGTTGAATTCTCCCCGATGGACGCGACGCGCACTGAAATAAATTATCTGTGCGAAGTTGTCGAAGCGGTCATTGCGGCAGGAGCGTTGACCGTGAATATCCCGGACACAGTGGGGTACAGCATCCCAAGCGAATTCGGTGCGATGATAAAGACGCTTTTTGACAAGGTGAAGAATATTGACAAGGCCGTGATCGCGGTCCATTGTCATAACGACCTCGGGCTTGCAACTTCCAATTCCCTCGCAGCGGTTTTAAACGGCGCGGGTCAGATCGAATGCACCATTAACGGTATCGGCGAGCGCGCAGGCAACTGTTCAATGGAAGAAGTGGTGATGGCGTTAAGGACGCGTCGCGATATATTCAATGCCGATACCAATATCAAAACAGAAGAGATTATGCGGAGCAGCAGGCTCGTAACAAAGATCACCGGTATGTATGTTCAGCCCAATAAGGCCATTGTCGGGGCGAACGCGTTCGCGCATGAATCCGGGATACACCAGGACGGCCTGCTGAAAGAAAAATCCACTTACGAAATTATCAGGCCGGAGACCATCGGCCTTCACAAAACAAAGTTCGTCCTGGGAAAGCATTCGGGCAGGCACGCCTTCAGGACGAGACTGAACGAGTTAGGCTATGCACTTAGCGACGAGGAAGTGAACAGCGCGTTTGAGCGTTTCAAGAGACTCGCTGACCAGAAAAAGGAGATATACGATGAAGACCTTGAAATCCTCGTGACCGAAGAATCCACGACCGTGCCTGAAATATACAGCCTTGTCGATCTCAATGCTTCAGCGGGCATTCATCAGAGACCGACCGCCGTTATCAAGCTTAAGGTCAATGAAGAGCTGATCGAAAAGACAGAGCACGGCGACGGCCCTGTTGACGCCGCGTTCAAGGCGATTGCATCTATCACAGGCACAAAGAGCAAGCTTCTTAAATATGAGGTGAAGGCGATCACGGGCGGCACTGACGCGCTCGGCGAGGTTGTGGTCTCGCTTGAGGAAGACGGCAAGTCAGTCACCGGCCACGGCAGCGACACAGATATCATCATAGCCTCCGCAAAGGCATACATCAACGCGCTTAACAAACTGGCAGCAAGGAAGAAATAG